In the Alphaproteobacteria bacterium genome, CGGGCCGGCACGTGGAAGGAGTGATCGGCATCTTCGAACAGTTTGAGCGTCGCGCGATGTCCAAGCGAATGCACGACCGGCTCCAGCTCACCGAACTCAGCCAGTGCATCGCGCGTGCCCTGCAGGAACAGCATCGGAATGCTTACCCCGGAGAGATGCGCGGCGCGCTCGCGCGAGGGCTTCCCTGCGGGATGCAGCGGGAATCCAAAGAATGCGAGCCCGGCGACACCGTCGAGCGGCGCGGCCGCTTGCGCCTGCGAGGTCATGCGCCCGCCGAACGACTTGCCGCCCGCGACGAGCGGCAAGTCCGGTAATCGCCGGCGCGCCTCGGCCACAGCGGCGCGCACCGCCGCATGTGCGATCTTGGGAGGATCGGGACGCTTGCTGCGGTTCTCCATGTAGGGGAATTGGTAGCGCAGCGTCGCGATGCCGCGCCCGGCGAGCCCCGCCGCAACCGCGGCCATGAACGGATGCGCCATGCCGGCGCCCGCCCCGTGTGCGAACACGTAGCAGGAGGACGCGCGCGGTGGCGCGAGCAACAGCGCGGAGACGCGCGTTGTGCCGACGTCGATACCGATCGTCTCTGCTTTTGGCTCGGGCATTTTCGGTTTCCAGTCTATCTGATTGAATGACGGGGACGGGGAGCAATCAATGGACCGCCGCAGCTTTGTCGCCTCAAGTCTGGCGCTCGCCGCCTGCACACGCGCCGTCGCGCAGTCCGGCCCGCTCACGAAAATCGTCTTCCCGTTTGCGGCCGGCGGCAGCGGCGATCTCATCTGCCGTGTGCTCGCCGAGCAACTCGCTCCGCTGCTCGGACGCCATGTCATCGTGGAGAACCGCACCGGCGGCGATGGTCTGATCGCGATCAAGTCGGTGATGAGTGCGGCGCCGGACGGGACGACCATCCTGGTGACCACCGGACCGACCATGTACCTGCTGCCGATGGTCGAAGCGAAACCGAGCTTCGATCAGGCGAGGGACTTCACGCCGGTCTCTCTGCTCGGCCGATTCGAGTTTGCGGTCGTCACCGGACCTGCGACGAATGCCGCGGATTTCTCCCAACTCGTCGCGTGGCTCAAGGCCAACACCGCGAAAGCTGCCTACGGCATCCCGAGCAACGGCACTATTCCGCATTTTGCAGGCACGCGGATCGAGGCGGCGCTCAACCTGCCGATGACACGCGTGCCCTACCGCGGCGGCGCGGCGGTGGTGAAGGATGTGATCGGCGGGCACCTGCCGTTCGCCGTCATCACGCTTTCGGATGCGCTTGCCTCGCATCAGGCCGGCTCGGCGCGCATTCTCGCGGTGAGCAGCGCGACGCGCTCGCCGTACCTGCCTGACGTACCAACGCTGAAAGAAAGCGGCATCGATCTGGTCGCCGACTCCTGGTACGGCATGTGGCTGCCGGCTGGTGCGTCGCCCGACTTTGTCCGGCAATTGAGTGCGGCGGTCGTGACCGTGCTGTCGAAGCCCGACGTGAAGGAGAAGCTGCTCGCGGTCGGCCTTATCCCGGCCGGCACCACGCCGGAAGGACTGACGCAGGAGCTTGCCGCCAACACCGCCTTCTGGCGGCCGATCGTGCAGGCGACGGGATACAGGATCTCGAATTGACGCCGAAGGCGTCATCCCGGAAGCCGCGAAGCGGCTATCCGGGATCCATAACCACGACCGGCGCGATATCGTGAGGACGGTGATTATGGATCCCGGCTCTCGCTGCGCTCGGCCGGGATGACGTGCGGAGTCAGGAAATCCCAATTCGCTTCCGGATCGCCGCCAGCTCCGCCTCATCCCAGATGCCGATCAGGATGCCGCCCTTCACCTGCAGCTGGTTGTCCGCATAGGCCGCGATCTTCTCATTGCTGGTCGTGATGTGGCCCTTGGGATGGAGCGCCCAGTCGAACAGCGCCGCCTGCAGGCGCGCGATCACCTCCACGCAGGCGGGATCGGCGCCGCGATCGTCGAACTCGTGTGGGTCGGTTTCAAGATCATAGAGCATCGGCCGGAAGCCGGAGGCGTGAATGTACTTCCAGCGTCCGTCGAACACCATGAACAATCGGCAGCGCTCGATCGGCTGGTTGAGCATCAGCCGCACGTCCTGCATGGCGTAGTCG is a window encoding:
- a CDS encoding Bug family tripartite tricarboxylate transporter substrate binding protein, producing the protein MDRRSFVASSLALAACTRAVAQSGPLTKIVFPFAAGGSGDLICRVLAEQLAPLLGRHVIVENRTGGDGLIAIKSVMSAAPDGTTILVTTGPTMYLLPMVEAKPSFDQARDFTPVSLLGRFEFAVVTGPATNAADFSQLVAWLKANTAKAAYGIPSNGTIPHFAGTRIEAALNLPMTRVPYRGGAAVVKDVIGGHLPFAVITLSDALASHQAGSARILAVSSATRSPYLPDVPTLKESGIDLVADSWYGMWLPAGASPDFVRQLSAAVVTVLSKPDVKEKLLAVGLIPAGTTPEGLTQELAANTAFWRPIVQATGYRISN
- a CDS encoding alpha/beta family hydrolase codes for the protein MPEPKAETIGIDVGTTRVSALLLAPPRASSCYVFAHGAGAGMAHPFMAAVAAGLAGRGIATLRYQFPYMENRSKRPDPPKIAHAAVRAAVAEARRRLPDLPLVAGGKSFGGRMTSQAQAAAPLDGVAGLAFFGFPLHPAGKPSRERAAHLSGVSIPMLFLQGTRDALAEFGELEPVVHSLGHRATLKLFEDADHSFHVPARTGRKDAEVLAETLDAFAAWAAEL